In Chloroflexota bacterium, the following proteins share a genomic window:
- a CDS encoding ABC transporter permease produces MTRYIAQRLVLLIPVLLGILVITFSMLRLIPGDPARIMLGEHATEESIARFREAMGLNDPIHVQFWRYLTNILHGDLGRAIRTNEKVTVELMQRLPATIELTFGAMFLACLIGIIAGIISAYYHNTAIDLGTMVGALVGVSMPVFWLGLILMYIFGFKLKWLPPSGRLTVGVELQSLTDFFLAGAAEGTWLFKLKPLTDFLSNFYILTAVLTGNGKALWDALKHLILPSLALGSIPAAIIARMTRSSLLEVLGEDYIRTARAKGLSERVVLFGHAMKNAFLPIITVVGLQFGSLLGGAILTETIFSWPGMGRLVVDRILARDYPVVQGAVLVIALIFVFVNLLVDISYAYLDPRIRYGS; encoded by the coding sequence GTGACACGGTATATTGCGCAGCGCCTGGTGCTTCTCATTCCCGTCCTGCTGGGCATCCTCGTGATTACGTTCTCCATGCTGCGCCTCATTCCGGGGGACCCCGCGCGGATCATGCTGGGCGAACACGCCACCGAGGAGTCCATCGCGCGGTTCCGTGAGGCAATGGGCCTGAACGACCCCATCCACGTGCAGTTCTGGCGGTACCTCACGAACATCCTCCACGGCGACCTGGGCCGGGCCATCCGCACCAACGAGAAGGTAACGGTGGAACTGATGCAGCGGCTGCCTGCCACCATAGAACTGACCTTCGGGGCCATGTTCCTGGCGTGCCTCATCGGCATCATCGCCGGCATCATCTCGGCCTACTACCACAACACCGCCATTGATTTGGGCACCATGGTGGGGGCGCTCGTGGGGGTGTCCATGCCGGTGTTCTGGCTGGGCCTCATCTTGATGTACATCTTCGGATTCAAACTCAAGTGGCTGCCGCCGTCGGGCCGCCTCACGGTGGGCGTGGAACTCCAGAGCCTGACGGACTTTTTCCTGGCAGGCGCGGCCGAGGGCACCTGGCTCTTCAAACTCAAGCCGCTTACGGATTTCCTGTCCAACTTCTACATCCTGACCGCCGTCCTTACCGGCAACGGCAAGGCGCTGTGGGATGCGCTGAAGCACCTGATTCTCCCGTCGCTGGCGCTGGGGAGCATCCCGGCGGCCATCATCGCGCGCATGACACGCTCCAGCCTGCTGGAAGTCCTGGGCGAGGACTACATCCGCACCGCGCGGGCCAAGGGCCTCAGCGAGCGCGTCGTCCTCTTCGGCCACGCCATGAAGAACGCCTTCTTGCCCATTATCACCGTCGTCGGACTTCAATTCGGGTCGCTGCTGGGCGGCGCGATCCTCACCGAGACCATCTTCTCGTGGCCGGGGATGGGGCGGCTGGTAGTGGACCGCATCTTGGCGCGGGATTACCCCGTCGTGCAAGGGGCCGTCCTGGTGATTGCCCTCATCTTCGTCTTCGTGAACCTGCTGGTGGATATTTCGTATGCATACCTGGATCCGCGCATCCGGTACGGGAGTTAG